In Haliaeetus albicilla chromosome 26, bHalAlb1.1, whole genome shotgun sequence, the sequence TACAAAATTTCTACCAAGAGCTGTACAAGTGCTCAGTGTTAGGATGCCCTCTACCACCCCAGCAGAGGACTGCTGGTGTGGGGGACACCAAACAGCTTCTTCCATGCCTGATCTGACCAGGTGAACAGAACAAGAGAATTTAAAGCATTTAAGTAAACCTGCAGTACACAACTATAGTAACTAAACATCCACTTAAAAATTGTGCAAGAAGCAGAGTGTGTTATGTTGGTTGAGATGCTGAAATTTAAGGAATTTGAGATTTGTATCCTCCCATCAAAACATTTGTCCACAAGTTGTAAAATCAGTAAAGTGAATCTTTTCTTCCGGGCCCTCAAGTCAGAagtaagattttctttctttcagatcTTTGGCTGAAACTATTGACTTGAATGAGCTTTAAACAGCTGCCTTACAGCAGCATAAACTAGAAGTCTAATCATCTCTGATAAGTAAACATGCCACAAGCTAGTGTGCATTTACAGAGAACTCTTAGAAAGGCTATTTAGAAGTGGAAATGTATATGTATTTGAACTCTAGCACTGATTGTATCTTATCCTGAATACTTCCTCATGTTCCTGAATTTAAACATTGGTTAAATTGACAAGACCACAAACCAGCAAACTAATCAACTAATGAAAGATACTACAGTCACAATTAAAGGCCACAAAAAAGGGATTACAAATCTTTTCATTGGGTATGACCTGGCCCACTGATCCCatgggaaaattaaaataaaacagagaaacacGTGTTATTTTCCTGGGGAAAATTTTCttacaaataaaacaataaatccAATAATGGTGAACCAAAATAGTGGTTCAGCCCAAATTCTCTTTCCATATACACGTATATGTAGGAATATGGGTTAGAATAGCAGAGCTCAGCCTACAACCTGtgcaaattttatttctatagtCTGTGGCTAAATTAAGTCCAGTGTAAAACCACTGTACTACTTCAGTAACTCACTCTGATTTTGTCACTTGTTCCATTCTGTGGTCCTGCTGATAAAGGAGCGCTAATCCTCTCATTGCAGAGATGCTGCCAAGCAAaactctgctcttcccttatctcCCCCTCCACACAAAACTTCTCCCAGTGCAGTGAAAGTCCCGGAGCTCCCTGAGCTCATTCAGTCTTCACGGGGCAGGAAAAGCTGTTCTAGAGTGATGATTCAGTAAGAAACAGGCTCAAAGGGAACAGAATCACACTTGTGCAAAACTGTCCTCTATATGTGGCTGCCAAGAAGAGGTACAATTCCTACTACTGCTCAGTGTTTGGAAACAGCCTTTTTCCAGCCCCACAGAAGCCCAGGTCTCTGAACAGGTAGAAGGAGCAGACTCTGGTCCACAGGAGGGAGATGCAAGGAGTTACTGCTCCACCTCTCCAGCCCACACATTATGTTTTCCTCAAGGCTGTGTACTGTCTTGGCTACCGCTTATAATCCAACTCTCATTTTTGATAGCGGTATGTTGGTGTTCAATAATTTTACTTTAGCAGTAGTACTGTCTACTAAATATGCATACGGACCCCCTGAATGTATAAAGCCTGCTAGAGCACCTCTTTTGGTTTGATGTGTTCATATCTCTGCAGGCACGAATGATGCAAACACTAGTCTGCACTGGAGACAGTACCACTGTGTCAGGACTTCTCACTTCCCAATCCTGTCATCACACTAAAACCCTGCCTAGGATCCACTGCAGGAAGCCACAAAAAGTTTGTTCCTTGGGGTGTAACCAAAAACCAGAGCTGGCAAACACCATATTGTGTCCAGAGAAAGACTTATTCATGGGCCAAATATAGACTCTGGGTACCAGCAGTATGCAGCACGTGGGGTTTAGATTGAGATATGGCTTCATAAACCACTGAAGTTTTCATCTGGGTGCCGAGATTGTATTAAAAAGGAAAGCCACTACCACCCTAGAGTAAGAGAGCCACAGCTGTAGTCAGCATCACATTTTCAGCTGTAtcaaaactgaatttcttaaaacaaagcactctttctcctctgctcagAGATCCATCCCCCAGGGTTTACATCCATTTGCAACATCTTCATCACCCACTTGTCTTTCCTGGCCCCATCAATGAACTCGTCAAGAGACAACTGCCCTGTGTAGGAGATGAGGACACAAGATAGGGAGACAAAACACGACAGATAAGACAAGAAGGCAGGAAGTAAAAGCCCTCTACgtttcagaaaaatatgctAATAAGACAAAAGCTATACTTAATTTCCCCATGTAGTTTAGGCCAGCTAGCTGAAAGACAAACCACCACGCTGTAACCCAATGCATTCACACCTACCCCATCCCCTTCGGCTAACATGAAATGTTGCATTAGCTTACACATGCTCCTCCAGGAGGATTGCAAGTCTGATCCTGCAAGCTCCAATTTGACTGGAGCCACTGTCTTTACACAGGCTATTTGTGCTGGGACTGGGACCTGCACTCTGGCTACTGGGTGCTTTCAGAGGATGAGATCTCTGTGGCATCAAAATCCAGACAGAATAGTGACCCCtttgtattttacattaaaataacaatgaaaattatttcatcctGCTGCACCAAGTTATTCTCGGTTCTAAGAAACAGACCAGAACCAAACCCAACGTGTCTAATATGAGTAACATAATAGTCCTAAGCGATTTCTTGATAGATGTAATTAAAGCTAGCCTGCCCAGTACAGATAACTTCTCATTACGAATGACTGCAATCTGAGCCACCAATCACTTACCATCCCCATTCTCATCCACTAACTGAAATATCCTGTCCACAACCTCCTCCGGTGTGAGCAATGGGGtcctctcctccacctctgACCGACACACTTTCTTCAGCTTGTAGAtagactgaaaagaaattcacaggttaggagaagaaaatgaaaagaagtgaACTCCGCTATCTTCCCAACAGTGTAAAGGTCTTTTACAAAGGCTGCGGTTTTAACCTTTCTAGAAAGATCTGCCACTCAACAGCCTCAGACCTTTAATGAAACCTCTGACCTTATGCTCACACACACTGCAGATTACTTCATTTGCTCTTTGAAGCTGCTGCCCTCCTATTTTCCTTACATAAATTGGTCAGACCTCAGGGTTCCTTTACAAAGAACAAGGCAAGAGTTTCACAGATGGGAAAGTCATCTGACTTTtgagtatgattttttttttttttctaacatctGAGGCCAGGCACATCTGGACTTACCCAGCCCTCTCTCCCAGGGAACTTGTGCCGGAGCTGCAAGATCAAACCTGTATTAGCACATATTTTGACCCATAGTTTCTGTTCCACTCTGTCACTGGAAAGGGGCAGATTTTATCTATTCCTCCCATGACAACCGCCTGTTCATTATTAACTTTACTCCTTAGGCTGAAGGGTTTGTCTGAAGTCTTCCCAGAGAGGGGATTAGCAAGGGCCTAACACAGCTCTGGCCAATTCCTGGCTGACCTCAAAACTATAATTGAGCCTGCCCCAGACAAGCTCCTCAGATGCTCCCAcacctgctgctggtgctgcaggtAAAAGGCTGGTCACACTTTCCAGCCCAAAGGACCTGCTTTCCACAGATTCAGTTTCTGATGTTTTCTTGATGCTACATTACACCCGAGATCCTAAAATGTTTGATAACCATTGATTAAGCCTCACAAGTACTGCTGTGCAAGGGTAACAGCACCTGTGGTGCAGGGGTGACTCTAGCACAATCACCAAGATATTTACCTAAAGTGAGAACTCAGGTACGCTGTGTCTGACTGTCTGCTAAGCCCCATGCCTCCTCTCACACCTTCACACAGTCACTAATTAAAGCTAAGTGCAGAACATAACAGAAACCCAGAAAGGAATAATTACAAAAGGGATTCCTGTACTAATTTGTGCCTCTTGGCATACTCTCACCAGCTACTCAGACAGGAAACTTGGCTCCTGTAAGGAGCATGGGGTGAAACCCTCTGCCACTGGCCAGTGCAATGAATCTCAGTGTAAAAACGttgaaaagaaaggcagagcagAGATACAGGAACTCCACAAAAGCACCCAGATGCTGCATTTCTGGacagcttcagcagcagcaggggccAGGCTGCCCACATGGGTGTAACTGATCCCTCAGCCACCCCAGCAGGCTCCACCAAACCACTGAGCACATAACCCTTTCACCAAGGTCAGGCATTTTCACCTCATCACTGTCTACAGCTGCCTTGAAACCTGATTATCTATCACAAAACCCATATACATCATTAAATTGCCAAAGAACAGCGATTGCTTAAATAAGTGATTAGGCAATGCCTACTTACCTCAACAATTTCCAGCAGCTCAGGTTTGTCTATGCAGCCATTCCCATCCTTGTCATATACTTTGAACGTCCACCTCAGCTTGTGTTCCAGTTTTCCTCGTAAAACAAGATTCAAGGCAGCTACGTATTCCAGAAAATCAATGGTATTATCctgtagaaacagaaaagcagcagctgaatgATACTTAACAGGGTATAGTTGACAGAAAACTGCTTACAAAACCTGCATAACTGTCAAAAAGATAATCGACAGGACAGCTATTTATTTGCCACTTTACAGAAGATCTGTGCCTGTTCAAGACCATCAGTAAGCACAGCCATACCCTTCTGCACCGAGGATGAGTTCATGAGGAGTGTGACAGTCAAGAGCAAAGCAGTGCTCCTACAGTGCAGTAAGAGGGGACACCAACCACGATGCCAGAAATAAGCAATTTAAATACCCCCAAACACCACAGATTACATGGAGGATAGGGAGGCAGATGAAGATCAGTGCAGTATTGACTTTTTGGGCAGGGATCGCCATTTTCAATGACTTCAGCTGCTTCACCACTGAGACTAACATCCAACTATTACCCCTTTCTTCCATCCCTCCCCCTTGTCTGATCTTGATTCATCTGAGGAAGACCATGACAATGAAAATGCCACAGTTCAGAAGGAGGCAGCAAGAACACCCACAATAAAGGATTTACATCAGGTGTTCATCCTCCTAAAAACTTCAGACAGGGAAGGGATGCAGGGCTCCCTTGGCAGCCCCCAGCAAATGGTCCTCATGCAGATCAACACCATCCCCAGGGCTAAGCTTTACAGCCCTCCCAACCCAGTTAGCAAAACCCCCTGGAAGATCTGGGCTCTGCATCTCCTGCCCAGCACACTCTGCTGCGGGCACTGAAATGTTCTGCAGGAACTGAGCAAAACCTGCTACTGCTGGACCTTGGAGGCCAGCAAGCATAAAAAGACAATTGAggcattgtttttattttcttaccatATTACTAATAATCCTTTAGATTGTTAGGTCCTGCTCAACTGATTATATACCATGGGCATATTGAAGCAAAAACATGAACCTAGGCCTAATTTAGTGTTTTTAATATATGCAAGTACCAGCATCccttaaaaacagattttcagtcTTATTAGGAAAACTTCTATAAACTAGGAATGGGACTTCACCTTTTATGCACACCATTTGCTCTGCAACcctttctgcacagctttcataACACAATTTGGACCTGGACCTTCAGTTTTCTGCAGGAATTTAGGTTTTGCCAACTTCAAATTCTGAGAGAAGTCTCTGACCTGCCCACATCTTCCAAGgctttttttatcctttctcaCAAACTGACCTTTATTGCCACCTCAAAATGATTTTGCCACTGGTTTCAAAGGGAGCTTAAGGGAAATTGGTATAGCTGGGAGATGACAGACTTGTCTCCCCTTTTCCTGTATTGATACACAGCAACAAACAACCCCCTGCTTTGAATATGATCAagagcttcaggaaaaaaattgaactgTTTGGCAAGCACTGCTTACGCATTTCAAGATGAGAAAGCCAAccatacaacttttttttttgagtatcTGAAATATCACAGGCTAGTATTAGGCTATCGTTTGCACCAATACATGGGTATGCATGAACTGCTACTAAACCAGAAAGCCCACTTTTCCCAGGTGTCTGATGACAAATACAGCAAAGGGAATCAAAACCAGAATGTCTGAATTGTTCAGCATTCCTTCACTTTTGAGCAGCTAAAATCAATATTTTGTTACATGCCACCTGTTCATACAATATATATGCATTTCCTCCAATGTATAGCAAGCCTGAGTACGACTTTCCTCCACTATAATTCCCCCTCTGTCGtaacagataaatatttttttccatgtagcAGCCTTGGCAATTTGAGGATCTTTCAACAATACTGTCTTAAAATGTGGCTGCCtaaatttcaactttttaatTCATCCTTAGTCCCTTAAAGGGACATTCTGTCCTTAATTTGTGTACAGATTTATGAGAAGATAAATCCATACCAGCCCATACAAAGTAGTGCAGCATATGCTCCTTCACCTGCCCTAGCAGGTCCATCGCCCTTACCTTAGTCTCACGAAGCATGGTAACAAGGGTGGGAACTGCACCAAACCACCTCCAAATTACAGAAGACAGACATGCAAATTATTAGACAAATAATTGCAAAAACTCCTCACCACTTACCCCATTCTTATCGAAGGCTCTGAACATGTTTTCAATATACTCTGCTGCTTCACGGTTATCCTGGACCCCGAAGAACCGCTTGAATTCGTGCATGAAGAGGGTCCCACTGGGACATTCAACCACAAATTTCTTATACCATTCCTGCAATTCTGCAACATCAATCTCTGCTTGCTCCCCTTCGGCATTGGTGAACTGTTGTCCCATTTTGCTCCGTAAAGCAAGATTAAacaaagaaggaacaaaaggaaaacactgccAAAGTCCTTTGCTTGTATTGTCCTTTTATCacctttatttgctttttttttgttctttttcttctcactgtcttGTGCTTTTATTTGATGTTAATATTGTGTCTTGCtatttcaccttctttttttgtgttttactttcttcttcctctttctctcctagAGTTTCCACCGCCACAGTTTTGTGTGCTCCCTTGGTGATTGTAGAGTTGCTTCTCTGCATTAGGGCAGTATAACATGTGGTATCAGACATGTATAAAAATAACTAAGATCATTAGGAGATTCTGACCTACAAGTCAGAGACCTTCAGATGCTCTGAGCTGTGCCCTATTTAGGAGCAGACACCAGAGGCTCAGGGTCCTTCTGCACATTAATACCTTCACATCAAATAATTTAGGAGCCAAGGTTCCATTTACACACGATGTACAGCCCCACTCATTTTACTGTGGTTTTTCTAGAAACAAAGAGGGATTGTAAGTGAACTTCCCTAACATTAGTTTTTCAGTACTGGCATTCATTACCTGCTTGTGGGGGATACTCAATGGTTCAGTGAAATAGGGCACAGTAACAAACAACAATTACAGAGAGCAAATCCTGAAAAAATAAGCACATAAAACTGACACCACtcccctgaaaaaaacctgctaatGCATAAAGCTAATTTGAACGCCTACTATAGGCTTTGCTCTATAGAAAGTGATTGAGACAACCAATAAATGCAGATAGATACAAATATGCatatttctctcattttcacAATTCATTCTTAAAACTCtcagttaaaaaataacagGTTCCCTATTTTTTGAAGTATTGAGTTATCCTTGTTCCCCTTCCACCTTTTGGGCCTTTATCCACTGAAATACTCCTCCTACTTACCCTTCCCACTGGCTTACCACTTTTATTACAGATACAACATAAAGCTCTACCCCAGCCTCCTTCTGTTCTGCAGCTGCTCACCACAGCCTGGTAGCAGAGAGCGAGCCACCTACCACCAGAGATCAAACCCTCCTCTTTGCAGACAACGTActagtcttttcttttcttactggAGCCACCAGCTTTTATCCATATCATACCAGCAGTTCTGAATCCAACTGTTACATGTGTCAGCTGGAAAGAAATGACCTGTAGCTATAAAGGCATCTGAGCCAGCCTGACATCTAGATAGGATTCTTCCTTTAAGAGGATTAGAGCAGCATTAATAGGAAACAATAGACTCCCAATTACAATAATGTAAAGGCCCAGAAGGATTGAAGCTGTTCActtttctggaatttttttttcattgttttggaaagaagagTTTCTCACATGGAAGAACACCAGTTAAGAATCAGTCTAAAATTTGATACTGTGGAACACTATAGTGATTTTTACTCCCCTGTAAGAATAAGGTTTGTTCTGAATCTACTCACATGTGTAAGTAACCCATCAGTAGTAttgcatgtatatatacatacacagatTGGCAGGAGTATAGTATGACTTTGCACTTCTGTATATAAGGATATGCAGGCAATGTATGGTTTCACTTAAGAGCTTTAAGCAAGAAGAGGATATAGGCAGTACTGCAGAAGTATGGAGGTTGATGGGAAGGACTGGAGGAGATGCCAGAAAGGTTAAGGCTGTTCTCTTTCAGGGAAaaggtatatttttatttaataatgtaGGCGAATCCTGTTTGTCTATCTTTATGCCTAGAAGAACGCAACATGATTAATAAACTCAATCCTTCCTTTTGTAAATGCTTCAGCCCCTGAGTCTAAGACCACTtgtctgcagcagagcagcttgAGGTCTGGCTCATCAAAAAAAGTTATACTGGATCTACCCCCCAGCACTTGTCTCTTAGCTAGACCTACTAGAAAGAAGTCTTTGGCAGCCACAGTCACTGTGCTATTTATAAAATAGTTCTGTTGCATTCTCCATTTTCCCATGGTCAGTTACGTATACCATGTAAAGAAAGAGCTTTTTTCCCTCAATGATATTTTTTGAATCATCTTGGCTAATATCTGGTGAGGGCATGAGTTGTCTCTGGGTCACAAACAGCTTTCAAgaagaagagctgctgctgctgggacagggGTGGAGAAGGCTCATCGCACTTTTTCCTGCCGCACAGCTGGGGAGATTTGCAGGCGCTGGTGTGAAGCCTTCCACCATTTTGTACTGCTCTCCTGCACCGAGGCTGCATGCTGGAATGTGAGCGCTGAGAGCACACAAGACTCCACATGCCCAGGACATTGTCTTGCCTCATTGcataattttgttttgccttaTGGGAACTTAGTGATCTGTTCCCAGGAGAGAAAATGGTTCCCCTTTGTTTTGATGACTACAATCTTTTCCAGCCGGGAACAAAGGACTGCAAGAGACGTGGGTTACAAAGCctagctgctgctgttgcaggtATCACGACATACAATCGTGTTGATAAATAGTACTGATGTTAATTTGGCACTGAAATAAAGTAAATCCTATAGCTTCTGGTATGAAATTTCCTCAGCATATACTCTCATTGTCCAACAAGTGTGCCCTGCAGACTGTACCGAAAGCGCTGCTGTCTCTCAGCCAGTAGAATGTCACTTCATGAAGTACAGTTTATTGGCCAAaggattttttcatttgatttgaaaaaaaaaatgcaggtagAGGTAAATATAAGCAgaaagaactaaaaataaaaagaatgataTCTAGAAAACGCTACAATAAAGAGCTTGGTGCTATTTGGCTGCCTGAAGGGTTAGGATCAATGCTTTACATATGTCAGAGCGAACACTTTGGATGATTAGTTGCAAACAGCTAATGTCTGATTACATGTCCTGCCTAATGAGCTATCCCTAGATTATCACCTATACAGCTCAAAAGCTGTGGAGTTTCCCAGCCAAGAGCATGGAAAAAGACAGCTTATTTCCCATCAGTTCACTAAAACAACATGCTGCCACATGCTTCAGCAGAGGCTGGTAgaaactcaagaaaaaaaaaaacaacaaaaacccaaaccctgcaGAGGGCTGGGTAGACTCATTTGTTTGGCATCTGCGTTACCACTCCGTGAAGGCAGCAGAGGCTGTAACAAAGgcagcagggtgcaggcaggcacAGCTGCCGGGCGCGAGAGGACCAGCTTCAATGAAACTGGAGGCAAGACTAGATCCTTcgcccacgctggagcagcccTGGCCTAGTCATCTTGCCTCATCGCTCCATTATTTTAAATACCCCAGCCCTGACCTGCCCCAAGACCCCTCTCGTGGGTTGGGCAATCCCCAGTGTCCCTGCAGCGGGCCAAGAAAGAGCAAAGCtctgcccagggctgctcccagccctccgTCGCAGACAGCGCGGGTGAGCGCGCAGCATCACGGCTGGTGTCTGCTTCCAAAGCTCCCCGAGCATCAGACCACAAAGAAAGCACACCTGAAGCATCCTTAAATTTCCCTGTCACCAGGCAGGATGGACATGTGGACAGGAGGAACGCTGGGAGAATGAGCAGCACCTTTTGTGCTGACCCATCGGAGGAGAGATCAAAGATCCCTCATACTTCGGCTAGGAGTTCAGCCCAACGTCTCTCCGTGTCTCTTCCCGGTTGCTCACCAAATTGGCCATACTGTTGCAGGTTTTTATACAGCAGGAAAAAACGACATGGTAGGAGGTATTATTACGGGAGCGGCTGTCCCTTGTTTTGCATATCAAAATCCACCATTGCAGTGCTATCCCACAGAGAAAACATTAACCTCTGAGTGTCACCTATTGTCTTTTCCTTATTGCCAGAAAGATTTTATTATGTGCTGACAAACTCCTGCTAAGTGTTACCTCTGAGTGGCTGCATCTCAGTGGTGAATGAAGCCTGAAAGATTTGTCTTGCACGTGGTGCCTTGTGAGGCAAACTTtccaagaaaaatgcagaagtacATTTTCTCTGTGCGTGAAGGTTTTCAAAATTTTGCGTGGTTCCAAAGTCTTGGCACAGGATTGAGCTGAGCAAGTCAGCCTTTCCAAAACCAGGATGCTGCACTATCCATAGTGTTCACaatgggaaggagaagggaaattCCCACTGTTATTTTCTGGTTCGTTGAAACTGAATGGTGAAGTATGGTATGATCTCTTGAAACCAAGATTCACCACTGAGTCACGGTTCTCCACCTACAAAGAAAAGCAGCGAACCGGGAGGCTGGCGGAGGCCGCGGCGGAAGGctgcggccgggccggggggcaGATGCTGCGGGTCCCCCCCTCGCAGCCCACGGTAGGTGTgcgggcagggaggagggaggtttTTAGGCGTTTCGGAGGAACCCGGGTGCCCGCGGCTTCGCGTTAAGGACCGCGGACTTTTTGTCTTTGATCGGCTGGGCCAAATACGCTTTGCACCGcggaaaacaaaacccaaacccggagcttttccttttgttttctctcctcaacaccccaccaaaaaaaaaaaaaaaaaccaaaaaaaccccaaaccgaCGAGAGACGCGGTAAAACGACGGGGCCGCAGAGACCCTCGGGGTGGGAGGACGCGGCGCTGCCGCAGCTCCGCGGGCGCGGaccggagccccccccccccacccgtgGCCGTGggcggagcgggcggcggcgcggctgCGCCCGGCGCACCTGGGCAGGtgagggcggggcggggcggggcggggctggCGGTGAGCGTCCGCCGCGGCCGCGCTCCCCTCGCCCCGCTGCCcggcgccgccccgccgctgcGCCCACGCGTGGGCCCCGCGGGGCGGCCGAGAGCCCCCGCGGGCGCTGGAGCCGGTCCCCGCCCGCCGGAGGGGTAAGTTCCAGCGGcgaggggggtggggaggggtcGCGGTGCCCGGCGGGACCgacccccgccccgccccacccGACTCGACCCCCGCCGCGGATCCGCCCGGCGGCTGGTGGGATCGCGGCGCGGCCCCTCGCGAAGCCCCGTTCCCGCGGGGGGGCTCTTGGCCGGGGAGCGGGCTCcgtggcggggccgggggggtgtTGGTCGGTGCTGGAAAACGCGCGGGTGGCCGTGGGCAGGTTGGCGGCTCGGGGGCGGGCTGGGAAGGTGCGGGGGGGTCCGGGTCCGAAGGCAGCCGGGAGGGTAAAGATGTAATAGGCATTTAGGTGTTGCTCCTTTCCCCGTCTGCTCCGGCGGCTTGTGCTGTATTAGCCCTAGGCTACATCTTTCAAGTTGGCGTAAACCGAGGCCTAGAGTTAGGGCGAGGGTAATATTTACCCCCCTACACCCCCCTCACCGGCAGCTGCTATCAGACCACAGCCGTTACCACCCCCAGAACCCAAATTATCTGTGACAACTCATGCCCCTTCCAACTTAATGGGCTGTCCGGGCATGGCAGAGGGCTGAGGTTGCCAGATTTGGGTGCAGGGACTGTGGATTTTAAGAGTTAATTGTGCTCAAGGTGCGTTGCTTGCCCGGCgcagggcaggggagcaggggtGGCTGCTAGAACAGTGATGTCCACATCTCTGAAACGTGGGAACTATAGGTTCCCAGTGTTGGGAGGTGATGAAGTGTTGGACGCTCAGATGAAAATTTGGCCCGTTTCTATGTGGAGACGCTGATGTGAAGGATTGAGCTGCTTGTCTTTGAAAAAACGAATACAGATCCACAAAATACAGGCTAATGTAATCAAACAAAGGTAACGAGCGTGGAATGAGGTCTGTGGTATCGCAGCGATGAACCCAGAGAAgaccccttccttcttcagagGCTTCGTGAACAGGGTGGAGCGGGAGCACTGAACACACCGAGCGTGAAAGCATCCGTGCGGCAGGGCCGAGACCGGCTTCAGGTCGCATTTTCCTGGTGCGCTGCACGTTACGCTGGCTGGCACCGCGCCGGAGCCCCGAGAGTCACCACGGCTAACCGGGGCTGGCCCTGACCTTGGTCACTCGGCCGTCAGGGAAGTGGCTGCAGGATGTCTGCTTGTTCCTGAGTTTGCTTGAGTTGTTCTTGTTGGGGCAAATGTCTCCCCTCCAAGGAAAAATGTCTGACTTAATAATAATTGAGGTGTGGGGAATAATTACATCACTGACCAGAGATGCATTTAATGCAGCACAGGGATGTGATAATtacgccccccccccagccaatTTGAGTGGGAATAAAGCAAACTGGAGGATTCCTGGGTATGTGCACTGAGGAGTCCTGAATGAGGGCCAAGCCTCCCCTGGCAAATCCAGTTAATGGCATGAAGACGTTCCCCAAGCTCACCCTTGCAGCTCTCGGAGCGGGAGCAGCCTCTGGGGTTAGTGAACCCCACTGGATCGAAGTTGAAGGTTGTAAGAGGCTGACTCACCGTCTGAGCCCAGCAATGGGATTCAAGTTGATTTGCTCTTGGTTATTGTGTCAACAAGTCATTGGTGATAAAGGGTCATAAAGCATTGTAATGTTGCGTATTGACAGATGCTGTCTGTGATCCAAGGGACAATTCAAACCTAATACGGCAGCGCCAGCACACCCTCCATATGaccaa encodes:
- the GUCA1B gene encoding guanylyl cyclase-activating protein 2, whose product is MGQQFTNAEGEQAEIDVAELQEWYKKFVVECPSGTLFMHEFKRFFGVQDNREAAEYIENMFRAFDKNGDNTIDFLEYVAALNLVLRGKLEHKLRWTFKVYDKDGNGCIDKPELLEIVESIYKLKKVCRSEVEERTPLLTPEEVVDRIFQLVDENGDGQLSLDEFIDGARKDKWVMKMLQMDVNPGGWISEQRRKSALF